A single window of Calditrichota bacterium DNA harbors:
- a CDS encoding phage holin family protein, with the protein MRGFVVRWVVNALALILTAMIIKGMDFQGILSPFVAALVIGVLNAVLRPFLILITLPINILSLGVFTFVVNGFLIYMTAKVVNGFTIENFWAAFVGAILLSIISFLLSLFISDKGKIETLTARRSK; encoded by the coding sequence ATGCGCGGTTTTGTGGTTCGCTGGGTTGTAAATGCGCTGGCATTGATTTTGACAGCGATGATTATTAAGGGAATGGATTTTCAGGGCATTCTTTCCCCGTTTGTGGCTGCACTGGTTATCGGCGTTTTAAACGCCGTGCTGCGTCCTTTTCTGATTTTGATTACCCTTCCCATCAATATTCTTTCGTTGGGGGTGTTTACATTTGTTGTGAATGGTTTTCTTATTTACATGACGGCCAAAGTGGTGAACGGATTCACCATTGAAAATTTCTGGGCCGCTTTCGTTGGGGCTATTTTACTGAGCATTATCAGCTTTCTTTTGAGTCTTTTCATCAGCGATAAGGGAAAGATTGAGACGCTCACTGCCAGACGGTCCAAGTAG
- a CDS encoding ABC transporter permease yields the protein MKLTFFKEETLAVKESWRFFREKVREYEDHTGRLAYLFWDTLRFSFRRPFEWDTVLEYLEKLGVKSHGIVMLTFFFLGMVITVQVAFSRSNFAGRAIVGAAVAAGLVKEFGPLLTGLLVGGRVGSGMTAVIGSMSVTEQIDAIRSLGASPIKKLVVPRFLATLVMMPVLTIMGDFWGMVGGLVVAKLNLRMSTFQYINPAINALAISDITVGIVKSVFFAIIISMVGCYNGFSVRHGAEDVGNSTTNTVVASFILIMISDFFLTKLFVIFIGG from the coding sequence ATGAAATTGACATTTTTTAAAGAAGAAACACTGGCTGTCAAGGAATCCTGGCGATTTTTTCGCGAGAAGGTTCGCGAATATGAGGATCACACCGGGCGATTGGCCTATCTTTTTTGGGACACGCTTCGCTTTAGTTTCCGCCGCCCTTTTGAATGGGATACCGTGCTGGAATATCTGGAAAAGCTGGGGGTAAAATCTCACGGCATTGTGATGCTGACCTTCTTTTTTCTCGGAATGGTTATTACGGTGCAGGTGGCCTTTTCCCGATCCAATTTTGCCGGACGGGCTATTGTGGGGGCAGCGGTTGCAGCCGGCCTGGTGAAAGAGTTTGGCCCGCTTCTCACCGGTTTACTGGTTGGCGGACGAGTGGGGTCGGGCATGACGGCGGTGATTGGCTCGATGAGTGTTACCGAACAGATTGATGCCATTCGCTCCCTTGGGGCCAGCCCCATAAAAAAATTGGTGGTTCCCCGCTTTTTGGCCACGCTTGTGATGATGCCCGTTCTTACAATAATGGGTGATTTTTGGGGAATGGTCGGCGGTCTGGTGGTGGCCAAATTAAATCTGCGGATGAGCACCTTCCAGTACATCAATCCGGCCATAAACGCCCTGGCCATTTCGGATATTACGGTGGGCATCGTCAAATCCGTTTTTTTCGCCATTATTATTTCAATGGTGGGGTGCTACAACGGCTTCAGCGTACGTCACGGCGCCGAAGATGTGGGAAACTCGACCACGAATACCGTTGTAGCCAGTTTTATCCTGATTATGATTTCGGATTTCTTCCTGACAAAACTCTTTGTAATTTTTATTGGCGGCTGA
- a CDS encoding ABC transporter ATP-binding protein yields the protein MNDFIVFEDLHKRFGEHEVLRGINLSIAEGETIVILGGSGAGKSVLLRHINGLLKPDEGRILVDGEDITDFSEEQLIPVRTKVGMVFQGGALFDSLDVFENVAYALREHTHFSEEEIAVRVREKLRLVGLEGSEDMMPSDLSGGMKKRVSLARALAIEPKGLLYDEPTTGLDPIIAKKINEMIRNLQEILGVTSVVVTHDIKSAFTVGDRIALLYKGKIRFVGTVEETRATDDPIVREFIES from the coding sequence ATGAACGATTTTATTGTTTTCGAGGATTTGCATAAGCGCTTTGGAGAACACGAGGTGCTGAGAGGCATCAATCTCTCCATTGCAGAAGGAGAAACCATTGTTATTCTTGGCGGCAGCGGTGCCGGAAAAAGTGTGCTTTTGCGTCACATCAACGGTCTCCTGAAACCCGACGAAGGACGCATCCTGGTGGACGGAGAAGACATTACTGATTTTTCCGAAGAACAGCTTATTCCTGTGCGAACAAAGGTGGGAATGGTTTTTCAGGGCGGTGCGCTGTTCGATTCCCTGGATGTTTTCGAAAATGTGGCCTACGCGCTGCGGGAACACACCCATTTTTCGGAAGAAGAAATCGCCGTCCGTGTACGAGAGAAGCTGCGATTGGTGGGGCTTGAGGGCTCCGAGGATATGATGCCGTCCGATTTGTCCGGAGGGATGAAAAAGCGGGTCAGCCTGGCGCGGGCCCTTGCGATCGAGCCCAAAGGGCTGTTGTACGATGAACCCACAACGGGTCTGGATCCGATTATTGCAAAAAAAATAAATGAGATGATCCGGAATCTTCAAGAAATTCTTGGGGTGACATCGGTTGTGGTCACACACGACATTAAAAGTGCGTTTACCGTTGGGGATCGAATTGCTCTTTTGTACAAGGGGAAAATCCGATTTGTGGGCACTGTTGAGGAAACCCGTGCAACAGATGATCCGATTGTAAGAGAATTTATCGAAAGTTAG
- a CDS encoding MCE family protein, whose translation MNRRFVRESRVGALILVAFIVLIIAIFSVGQQQKVFGEKVRYKILFSNINGLHRGDAVMLNGVNVGYVERIQFPEDLSKQSIEVTIRVQKDIHNRIREDSEARIGSLSLVTTRFVSLSMGSASSPPLPPGSYIRAAKSIGYEDVLSSSDVVIQNIGTIAENLQKIVANISEGKGLLGNLITQPNPEFQETLSNLQKTSRDLKVLLAQAKAGKGALGYMLSDTVNVAKTVENLRETSERLNRVSKQLENSQSLIGKLLNDPKYGKSVAKNLADVLQSLKNITAKIDSGKGTLGAMVNDPEMYWALRDALYGVESNRFLRWFLPRTREKGESLRKEMKRRK comes from the coding sequence ATGAATAGACGATTTGTTCGAGAGTCTCGTGTGGGCGCCCTGATTTTGGTGGCTTTTATTGTTCTGATTATTGCCATTTTTTCAGTGGGTCAGCAGCAAAAGGTGTTCGGAGAAAAGGTCCGCTACAAGATTTTATTCTCCAATATTAACGGGCTCCATCGGGGCGACGCGGTGATGCTGAACGGGGTCAACGTAGGCTATGTGGAACGCATTCAATTTCCGGAAGATCTGTCCAAACAGAGTATCGAAGTGACGATTCGCGTACAGAAGGATATTCACAACCGGATTCGGGAGGATTCAGAGGCTCGGATCGGCTCGCTGTCTTTGGTCACCACGCGTTTTGTAAGTCTGTCGATGGGAAGCGCGTCCAGCCCTCCCCTGCCTCCGGGATCGTACATTCGGGCAGCCAAATCAATTGGGTATGAGGATGTGCTGAGCAGCAGTGATGTGGTCATTCAAAATATTGGCACAATTGCCGAGAATTTGCAAAAGATCGTTGCCAACATCTCGGAAGGGAAGGGGCTTCTGGGAAACCTTATCACACAGCCGAATCCGGAATTTCAGGAAACCCTGTCGAATTTGCAGAAGACCAGCCGGGATTTGAAAGTGCTTCTTGCTCAGGCCAAAGCAGGGAAAGGCGCCCTGGGGTACATGCTGAGTGATACCGTCAATGTGGCAAAAACGGTTGAAAATCTGCGGGAAACCAGCGAACGCTTAAACCGGGTCTCGAAACAGCTGGAAAATTCCCAGTCGCTGATCGGCAAGCTGCTGAATGACCCGAAATACGGGAAGAGCGTTGCGAAGAATTTGGCAGATGTTTTGCAGTCACTCAAAAATATTACGGCAAAAATTGACTCCGGCAAGGGCACATTGGGTGCGATGGTAAACGATCCGGAAATGTACTGGGCCTTGCGTGATGCCCTGTACGGCGTCGAATCCAATCGGTTTTTGCGGTGGTTTTTGCCCAGGACACGAGAAAAAGGCGAATCTCTCCGAAAGGAGATGAAACGGCGGAAATAG
- the msrA gene encoding peptide-methionine (S)-S-oxide reductase MsrA yields MDAVFQQVPGVLSVTSGYTGGDRPNPTYKEVCTGATGHFEAVLVRYDPAKVSYQDLLEVYWKHIDPTDPGGQFYDRGPQYTTAIFYINAQQKELAEESRQALAESGIFENPIVTLILPAQEFYPAETYHQNYSGKNAASFEAFHVASGSEPFLEKIWQKHRDFIFFPKSRKR; encoded by the coding sequence ATGGACGCGGTTTTTCAACAGGTGCCCGGTGTGCTGTCAGTAACGTCCGGTTACACGGGCGGCGACAGGCCCAATCCGACCTATAAAGAGGTGTGCACGGGGGCAACGGGTCATTTTGAGGCGGTGTTGGTCCGTTACGACCCCGCGAAGGTATCCTATCAGGATTTACTGGAGGTCTACTGGAAACACATCGATCCAACAGACCCCGGGGGCCAATTTTACGATCGGGGACCTCAGTACACCACAGCTATTTTTTACATCAACGCGCAACAAAAGGAATTGGCAGAAGAATCCAGGCAGGCGCTGGCGGAATCCGGCATCTTTGAAAACCCCATTGTTACCCTGATTCTGCCCGCCCAAGAATTTTACCCCGCTGAAACGTACCATCAAAATTATTCCGGGAAAAACGCGGCCTCATTTGAGGCCTTTCATGTGGCATCGGGCAGTGAACCCTTTCTTGAAAAAATCTGGCAGAAGCACAGGGACTTCATCTTCTTCCCGAAGTCACGCAAACGCTGA
- a CDS encoding GHKL domain-containing protein, which yields MTIFALPVSLAFVINLTLAIFVFLYNPHRLVNRLFGLFVFFFAIWNLGEFIMIISKVDAITLWGIRLILFGMFLSPAFFLHFSLIFPRRIRLPILEKLELIPIYTVPLFLFLISIWGTHIEIHRIPELDNICYYSFNIRSVLGLVRVSLIVAYSFLWYGWGVLNLTRALRKRVSAREQLKIKYLIIGVGLIFLIGILVGLSRLFFSTGKMFFFLGSSYTILISLFLGAAIFKVKLLNIRLLISKSLTYFIVTSLLLSVYILLIKNIAQMLAEAYGVTSSLIEGGLIVIFVFLLRPLEKVVSTFLDQFFFKEYFQMRERMSSFQRELLSCLDQTHLACKITDFLSKEIGFPKVMIVISDDQAMGRYRSACAVGWRKKVEFFESDPLIEWIRKKKALLGRDELLSLLPQKEREKPPFNHTALILPLIGEENVLGLVFLSFFPNQRKFSEDWLELLEIFASQISLAILRVQTIQKVQAKERELVQAEKLAALGRMIAIVSHEIRNPLGVIQTSAETLLEQPDHLTETQKEILTFILQETDRLTRILTDFLTFAKPQPIRRVPVELQTLVSRVFRMLEREAQQKGHVLRLEKSSRPIWVKGDPDQLYQALLNLGLNGLEAMSRGGELIIRLMPISKKWVALEVEDQGKGIAVEDQKRVFDPFFTTKEKGSGIGLAIVKRIIKEHGGNVEFDTNAEGTVFKIYLPLNENRLMNPKEME from the coding sequence GTGACGATTTTTGCATTGCCGGTGAGTCTGGCATTTGTCATAAATCTGACACTTGCCATTTTCGTTTTTCTTTATAATCCACATCGGTTGGTGAATCGCCTGTTCGGCCTCTTTGTTTTCTTCTTTGCCATCTGGAATCTGGGCGAATTCATCATGATTATTAGCAAGGTAGATGCCATCACCCTCTGGGGCATCCGCCTGATTCTGTTCGGAATGTTTTTGTCCCCGGCCTTTTTTCTCCATTTCAGCCTGATTTTCCCCCGTCGGATCCGTTTGCCCATTCTGGAAAAACTGGAACTCATTCCCATTTACACGGTTCCCCTGTTTTTATTTCTGATTTCAATCTGGGGCACACACATTGAAATTCACCGCATACCCGAACTGGACAATATTTGCTACTATTCGTTTAACATTCGCAGCGTGCTGGGGCTGGTACGGGTTTCTCTGATTGTTGCGTACAGCTTTCTTTGGTACGGCTGGGGGGTTTTGAATCTGACCCGTGCCCTGCGCAAAAGGGTTTCGGCCCGGGAACAGTTAAAAATAAAATACCTTATTATCGGCGTTGGTCTTATTTTTTTGATTGGAATTCTGGTGGGGTTATCCCGGCTGTTTTTTTCCACCGGCAAAATGTTCTTTTTCCTGGGAAGCTCTTACACCATTTTGATTAGTCTGTTTCTGGGGGCCGCCATTTTCAAGGTCAAACTCTTGAACATTCGCCTGCTGATATCCAAAAGTCTGACGTATTTTATTGTAACCAGTCTGCTGCTGTCCGTTTACATCCTTCTGATCAAAAACATTGCCCAGATGCTGGCTGAGGCCTATGGGGTCACGTCCAGTCTGATCGAAGGCGGGCTCATTGTTATTTTTGTCTTCCTCCTGCGTCCGCTGGAAAAGGTGGTCAGCACATTTTTGGATCAATTCTTTTTTAAAGAATACTTTCAGATGCGGGAGCGAATGAGTTCCTTTCAGCGGGAATTGTTGAGCTGCCTGGACCAAACCCACCTGGCGTGCAAAATAACCGATTTTTTATCCAAGGAAATCGGGTTTCCCAAGGTGATGATTGTCATTTCGGATGATCAGGCTATGGGGCGGTATCGATCGGCGTGTGCTGTCGGATGGCGGAAAAAGGTTGAATTTTTCGAAAGCGATCCCCTGATTGAGTGGATCCGGAAGAAAAAAGCGCTTCTCGGACGCGACGAGCTGCTCAGTCTGCTTCCTCAAAAAGAACGGGAAAAACCGCCATTTAACCACACAGCCCTTATTCTGCCGTTGATTGGGGAAGAAAATGTGCTGGGTCTTGTGTTCCTGTCCTTCTTTCCCAATCAAAGGAAATTCTCGGAAGATTGGCTTGAATTACTGGAAATTTTTGCCAGCCAGATTTCATTGGCCATTTTGCGGGTTCAAACCATTCAAAAGGTGCAGGCCAAAGAACGGGAACTGGTTCAGGCCGAAAAATTGGCGGCTTTGGGACGAATGATTGCCATCGTTTCCCATGAAATCCGAAATCCTCTTGGCGTCATTCAAACCTCTGCGGAAACGCTTCTGGAACAACCCGATCATCTGACGGAAACTCAAAAGGAGATTTTGACGTTTATCTTGCAGGAAACCGATCGGCTCACGCGTATTTTGACCGATTTCCTGACATTTGCCAAACCACAGCCCATTCGCAGGGTTCCCGTGGAATTGCAGACCCTGGTGAGCCGGGTTTTTCGAATGCTGGAAAGGGAAGCCCAACAAAAGGGGCATGTACTGCGACTCGAAAAAAGTTCCCGGCCCATTTGGGTCAAAGGGGATCCGGATCAATTGTATCAGGCCCTTTTGAATCTGGGACTTAACGGATTGGAAGCGATGTCCCGCGGCGGCGAGTTGATTATTCGCCTGATGCCGATTTCGAAAAAGTGGGTGGCTCTCGAGGTGGAGGACCAGGGAAAGGGAATTGCCGTTGAAGATCAAAAGAGAGTGTTTGATCCCTTCTTCACAACCAAAGAAAAGGGTTCGGGTATTGGGTTGGCTATCGTGAAACGTATTATAAAGGAACACGGGGGAAATGTGGAATTTGATACGAACGCCGAAGGGACCGTTTTCAAAATCTACTTACCGCTGAATGAGAATCGATTAATGAATCCGAAAGAAATGGAATAG
- a CDS encoding sigma-54-dependent Fis family transcriptional regulator → MSKKESILIVEDEPRLLRLLEINLQSQFDVTTVSNGTEALSKIQKESFDAILSDIRLPGASGMDILKASIRKDPEIPVILVTAFGTVENAVEAMKIGAFDYLVKPVKIKELKMVLERAFQFRALRRENRELRKTIRSLRMKLPEFITVNPRMQAILKRVRDVAPTGATVLIQGKSGTGKELIAQMIHQLSDRSDGPFVPVNCAAIPQDLLESELFGHERGAFTGAVHQKKGKFELANGGTFFLDEIAELPLNLQAKLLRVLETHQVSRVGGTQTLDVDVRVIAATNRDLQKLVREGGFREDLFYRLNVVKISLPELRERPDDIPVLVDYFLRKYREELKKDVTSVSPEAQRVLMQYPWPGNVRELENVVYRAVLFVEGTEIRPEHLPEELRAGGHESGHDIPQTKDELLAAKKKLKQEVIQALEKRFLENALQDNEWNISRTARAVGMDRRQLQNMIRRHKIAFPSIKE, encoded by the coding sequence ATGAGCAAAAAAGAAAGCATTTTGATTGTTGAAGACGAACCCCGGCTGCTGCGATTGCTGGAAATAAACCTTCAATCCCAGTTTGATGTCACCACCGTTTCAAATGGCACCGAGGCCCTCTCAAAAATTCAGAAGGAGTCATTTGATGCCATCCTGTCGGATATCCGCTTGCCGGGTGCGTCGGGCATGGATATTCTGAAGGCCTCCATTCGGAAGGATCCCGAAATTCCGGTTATCCTCGTTACGGCCTTTGGAACGGTGGAAAATGCCGTGGAAGCCATGAAGATCGGGGCGTTTGATTATCTGGTAAAGCCGGTGAAAATCAAAGAACTGAAAATGGTTCTGGAGAGGGCGTTCCAGTTTCGTGCGCTTCGACGCGAAAACAGGGAACTCCGAAAAACCATCCGTTCCCTTCGAATGAAGCTGCCGGAATTTATTACCGTCAATCCGCGGATGCAGGCTATTCTAAAGCGGGTTCGGGATGTGGCCCCCACAGGGGCAACCGTGCTGATTCAGGGCAAAAGCGGTACGGGGAAGGAGTTGATTGCTCAGATGATTCATCAGCTCAGCGACCGCTCCGACGGGCCGTTTGTACCGGTCAATTGCGCGGCCATTCCTCAGGATTTGTTGGAAAGCGAACTTTTCGGACACGAAAGGGGAGCCTTTACAGGAGCGGTTCATCAAAAAAAGGGGAAATTTGAACTGGCCAATGGAGGCACCTTTTTCCTGGATGAGATCGCCGAACTGCCGCTCAATTTACAGGCCAAACTTCTGCGGGTGCTGGAAACCCACCAGGTCAGCCGGGTGGGGGGAACCCAAACCCTCGACGTGGATGTACGGGTCATCGCCGCTACCAACCGGGACTTACAGAAACTTGTCAGGGAAGGCGGGTTTCGCGAAGACCTGTTCTACCGGTTAAATGTGGTTAAAATTAGTTTGCCGGAACTGAGAGAACGGCCGGATGACATCCCCGTGCTGGTGGATTATTTTCTGCGGAAGTATCGGGAGGAGCTTAAAAAGGACGTGACCTCTGTTTCGCCGGAGGCTCAGCGGGTGTTGATGCAGTACCCCTGGCCGGGAAATGTGCGCGAACTGGAAAATGTGGTGTACCGCGCCGTTTTATTTGTGGAAGGGACTGAAATCCGGCCGGAGCATCTTCCGGAGGAGCTTCGGGCCGGTGGGCATGAATCGGGACATGATATTCCGCAGACAAAAGATGAATTGCTCGCTGCCAAGAAAAAGTTGAAACAGGAGGTTATCCAGGCCCTCGAAAAACGCTTTCTTGAAAATGCGCTTCAGGACAATGAGTGGAATATTTCCCGAACGGCCCGCGCCGTGGGAATGGATCGGCGGCAGCTTCAGAACATGATTCGCCGCCACAAGATTGCATTTCCTTCCATAAAAGAATAG
- a CDS encoding radical SAM protein: MRVLLLNSPTKNFYGQLGIQLLPLGLAYLAGSLLEDGHQVDVVDLMAEPEKESQIDFGKYELVGISSDTPRYPKSLQLARRAKAEGALVVMGGYHVTFQDREAINSGVVDFVVRGEGEYVLRDLVNALEHTGDVSHVRGISYKADGTCVRNPSAPFIQDLDAIPLPRRDLFPKNKYLSTYDNRPMTTMVTSRGCPFDCAFCSASRFGGLKWRTRSLDSILDEMALLIHQGYRSFLFVDDNFTLNPRRVLDFAGEILRRKWDIRWWCFSRVDTIVKNPDMVRKMAEAGNRTMFLGLESAHQSILDGWGKKITVDEQKEAVRILKENGIGVYASFVLGDRQDTKESIKQTIRYARELDPATCQFSVLTPYPGTRLFEELRAKNLILTYDWRYYDGIHSVIKLENLDPVELPKLAIRAYRKLYFRWKNIPVLIWNVLKKPVNFKFYFDEIFSGLRVMKALSKSKFDLTKPSAGKQALQLRRA, from the coding sequence ATGCGGGTGTTGCTTCTGAATTCGCCTACGAAAAATTTCTACGGACAGCTGGGGATTCAGCTTCTTCCCCTGGGGTTAGCCTATCTGGCAGGATCGCTGCTGGAAGATGGGCACCAGGTGGATGTGGTTGATTTAATGGCCGAACCGGAAAAGGAATCTCAAATCGATTTCGGAAAATATGAACTGGTGGGAATTTCTTCGGATACACCCCGGTATCCAAAATCGCTGCAGCTGGCGCGACGGGCAAAAGCAGAAGGCGCCCTTGTGGTGATGGGGGGGTACCATGTCACCTTCCAGGACCGTGAGGCGATTAACAGCGGAGTGGTGGATTTTGTGGTTCGCGGTGAAGGAGAATATGTGCTTCGCGATCTGGTGAATGCTCTGGAACACACGGGCGATGTTTCGCATGTCAGGGGCATATCCTACAAGGCCGATGGAACCTGTGTCCGGAATCCGTCCGCGCCGTTTATTCAGGATCTGGATGCCATTCCTCTGCCCCGGCGCGATCTGTTTCCGAAGAACAAATATCTCTCAACCTACGACAATCGCCCCATGACCACAATGGTGACCTCGCGGGGCTGTCCGTTTGATTGTGCCTTCTGTTCCGCTTCCCGATTTGGCGGCCTGAAGTGGCGGACACGAAGTCTTGATTCCATTCTTGACGAAATGGCGCTCCTCATTCACCAGGGCTACCGATCCTTCTTGTTTGTTGACGATAATTTTACACTCAATCCCCGCCGGGTTCTGGATTTTGCCGGTGAAATCCTGCGGCGCAAATGGGACATTCGATGGTGGTGTTTTTCCCGGGTGGACACAATTGTCAAAAATCCGGATATGGTGAGAAAAATGGCAGAGGCCGGAAATCGCACCATGTTTTTGGGGCTGGAAAGTGCCCATCAATCCATATTGGACGGGTGGGGGAAAAAGATTACCGTGGACGAGCAAAAGGAAGCGGTCAGAATTCTAAAGGAAAACGGTATTGGGGTGTACGCGAGTTTTGTTTTGGGAGATCGACAGGACACAAAAGAGTCCATTAAACAGACCATCCGCTATGCCCGGGAACTGGACCCGGCAACCTGTCAATTTTCGGTGCTGACACCCTACCCGGGGACACGCCTTTTCGAAGAGTTGCGGGCGAAGAATTTAATTCTCACATACGATTGGAGGTATTACGACGGCATCCACAGCGTGATCAAACTGGAGAATCTGGATCCCGTGGAATTGCCGAAACTGGCCATCCGGGCTTATCGAAAACTCTATTTTCGCTGGAAAAACATCCCTGTCCTGATCTGGAATGTGCT